The Cyanobacteria bacterium QS_8_64_29 genomic sequence ACTCTACCGCCAGCAGGCAGCGCACCACGGGGTGAGGGTGGCAGCCGAGCCCCTACAAGCGGCTTTCGCGCGGGCGTTTGCAGCGGCCCCACCGTTGGCGTTTCCGCACGCGCCTCCTGAGGCGATCGCGCCGCACGAGTACCGCTGGTGGCGCGCGGTCACCAGCTCGGCGTTCGCCCAGGTGGGAGCGCGCGAGGCATTCGCTGACTTCGAGGCGTTTTTCAGCCAGCTCTACGCCTTCTTTGGGCGGGCCGAGCCCTGGTATTGCTACCCAGAGGTCCGGCCGGCGCTCGAGCGCTGGCGGCAGCGTGGCATTGCCTTGGGCGTGGTCTCCAACTTCGACTCGCGCCTGCACGCCGTGCTAGCGGCCCTGGGGATGGATGCACTGTTCGATAGCGTCACTGTTTCCTCGCGAGTGGGGGCTGCCAAGCCCAATGCCCGCATCTTTTGGGCGGCGCTGCACTGGCACGGCGTCCCCGCCAGCAGGGCTTGGCACGTTGGCGACAGCCTTGAGGCTGACTATCGCGGCGCGCAAGCCTGCGGCCTGCGCGCCTTTTGGCTGCAGCGATCGCGCTAGCGCTCCGCGCGCGAGCCTTTTCGGCGCTGGTTGCGCACCGAGAGTGCAGCCGCATCGATGGGATAGCCCACCGTGGGAACGATTTGGTACTGGCGCTCTTCCTCCAGCCGCTCGAGCTCGGCGAAATCCACCCAGTGAATGCAATCGACCGGGCAGGTGTCGATGGCTTCCTGAATCGTCTCTTGCGGGTCGCCATCCTGGCGGATGGCGCGCGAGCGACCGTGCTCGGGCTCAATGTAGAAAGTGTTGGGCGCCACGTGGGCGCAGTGCTTGCAGCCGATGCAGGTAACCTCATCAACGTAGACGCCCTGCTGCCGCAGCTCGCCCCCTAGCTCCGGCTCCGATCCCGAGCGATCCGGTGCGTCGCGGAAAGCGCCGCCCAGTTCTGGTTCCTGTCCCGAGCGTTGCGGGGCTTGCTCTGCCATTAGCCGCTCCAGCGCTGCACGACAACGCGGATCGAGCCATCTTCGTTCTGCTGCCGCTCGGCTAGGTCAAAGCCTTGCTGGGCCACCGTGTCGAGGATGGTGCGGTAGGCGTAGCCCTGGTTGACGCGCTCTAAAAAGCCGTTAACCGACCACGGCTGCTGCCAGTACTGCAGGTCAGCGACCAATTCGTAGACTTGGCCGTTCCAGCAAAAGCCCACATCGCAGCCGTTGTTCTGCTCGATGACGACCTCCGCCTCGCGCTCGGGGGCTTGGTAGCCCCTGACGGTTTGCGGACCGGGCTTCCAGTCGATGCCGAGGTCGCTAAGGGCCCCTTTGAGGGCATCGAGGTCGCGAATTTGGGTTTTGACGGTGCTGAAATGTGACATGCGTTCCCACCAACAACCTACAGGGACCTGGCTTGCCAGCGCGGCGTCGTTACCAGTCGCTAAAGCGGACGGGATTGGTGTCGGCCTCGGTCGTCCTGGCCGATTGCGTTGCGGGTTGGGCGTAGTAGTCCGAGGTGGGCTCGAACGAGACGACCTCTCCGAGCTTCACCTCGATAGCCGCCGTCACGTCGCTGCAGGAGGCCCCCACCACGCCGGTTACCTTTTCTTCGACTCGCCCATCCGGATGGATGACAAACTCCAGGGTTTCCATGCTCATGGTTGCTGCTGCCCGATCCGGCCAGCTAACCGAGTTGACGGAAGTTCGCATCAAATCTTAACAGATACCGGGGCACCGGTTTGAAGCAATATGAAGCTAGCTTAATGGGCCTCGATTGCTGTTTGGGCTCAGGGCCAACGCCCCACCACCATTGCAGGCTAAAATCAGGCTCGGACGGTGGCACCTCAGGCAAGCGATGAGCATGCGTTCCCCTGCAGCACAAAAGCCTCTAAACGTTGGCATCTTGGGCTTTGGCGGGCT encodes the following:
- a CDS encoding hydrolase translates to MAPPQLILLDAVGTLFGPRASIGELYRQQAAHHGVRVAAEPLQAAFARAFAAAPPLAFPHAPPEAIAPHEYRWWRAVTSSAFAQVGAREAFADFEAFFSQLYAFFGRAEPWYCYPEVRPALERWRQRGIALGVVSNFDSRLHAVLAALGMDALFDSVTVSSRVGAAKPNARIFWAALHWHGVPASRAWHVGDSLEADYRGAQACGLRAFWLQRSR
- a CDS encoding ferredoxin, whose product is MAEQAPQRSGQEPELGGAFRDAPDRSGSEPELGGELRQQGVYVDEVTCIGCKHCAHVAPNTFYIEPEHGRSRAIRQDGDPQETIQEAIDTCPVDCIHWVDFAELERLEEERQYQIVPTVGYPIDAAALSVRNQRRKGSRAER